The Amphiura filiformis chromosome 12, Afil_fr2py, whole genome shotgun sequence genome includes a region encoding these proteins:
- the LOC140166725 gene encoding protein FAM135A-like yields the protein MASADIQATFEFSVELEKFHNIDLFQRGYYHLRTYIKPGAKTTLKYDIALPHPPGDAAVAPSCITNDVGFSRTFQILYKREEIDLQDAFLFKVYVLLDSTRIEESLQECNILLQVDLHFASSDEPLSTPEVLELASSRTLKLHFNRTPDLHCHVPVMFDYFHLSALSMTVHGTLLGLNQATFSVPKPVKSGWLGRFSNSPTRQPTPTLEAVIFGLQAKGPNSTNQNDKYAIAQRLAHAYQLYRSMCTILLRARRALCSSFNYLTNCLPQAQQFQLENSDQQERLEAMCECLQALSNQDDVLETVNTSITQLSGEICLIWTQFLEVMSQNLLITRHLRDQYHHARIQRFAEGFFTIDNPKAAALEFRELSCQGYHYIAQAVRNSSYYTLLPSLPVECGETDGDPDTIPIIVEDRYLESVVPETVPKLSMDEIAMSIKELTHCSSGRPSSMISPCGIVDTSSPEADYDSSSVASSDSKPSKHKSKFGALKSLRTGKSRPHKKAFGSHSNRGGEASEVSNRRAPYEATKYSASSVTVSNSASMPSLVTVTSAVDDTKEDTVSIADSLTGDEKQHKYQATRAMSAPVNRIADPPKRCNSLESFATQMVVNCCISGNFDTNGDLDNECLPSDIDTKILGSSVEEGSEKAAGLLVSDEETVGSMKGHLELLTDHDPSEDITDEESGQDGWNTSTAGEFETSTEILLQQGLPPDAMNGLPDLHDIQVTINEHKLRLHMEMNRSKESDNMNKDEAEEVEHCEMNETVQPSITNAACMAHSDAPFDRTLPSPRTEVFEPRPTRKTCECNSSQSFPTVPSTIMTCMGCFSFIHAKSGMGSQGAEPCIVKPALTNQPRACTGESYATAVGESTQIARPGDNLGESPDQSNFALAKQEFEQKLKFTGQLYSDLPWKASTQPYFSIPQLPPDLEEEELGVEVHLVICVHGLDGNRADLRLLKTYIELGLPGERFDFLMSESNQGDTFADFETMTERLVQEILMYIDIFRVRPKRISFIGHSLGNIIIRSVLARPELEPWLDKLYTFLSLSGPHLGQLYNTSALVNTGMWLMQKWKKSSSLLQLAFKDNSDIRQTFLYKLSKAKGLSLFKNVLLVGSLQDRYVPIHSARIEMCRGATKDKTIYGMAYIEMLNNMIAPVVNNPNITLVRYDVNHTLGTSANTLIGRAAHIAFLDSELFIEKFMMVSALNYFKL from the exons ATTGAGGAATCCTTACAGGAGTGTAATATATTACTGCAAGTGGATCTACATTTTGCATCTAGCGATGAACC TCTATCAACACCAGAAGTTTTGGAGCTAGCAAGTTCTCGGACACTCAAGTTACATTTCAACAGGACGCCAGATTTACATTGTCATGTACCGGTCatgtttgattatttccatctttCAGCATTGTCTATGACAGTACATGGGACATTGCTTGGCTTGAATCAAGCTACTTTTAG TGTTCCAAAACCAGTCAAATCTGGGTGGCTAGGAAGATTTTCCAACTCTCCTACGAGGCAACCTACTCCTACTTTAGAGGCTGTCATATTTGGTTTGCAGGCCAAAGGACCAAACTCCACAAATCAG AATGACAAGTATGCTATTGCACAGCGTCTTGCCCATGCTTATCAACTCTATCGCAGCATGTGTACTATCTTGCTACGAGCACGGAGGGCGCTTTGCTCTAGTTTCAATTATCTAACCAACTGCCTGCCTCAAGCACAACAATTTCAACTAG aAAATTCCGACCAACAAGAAAGGCTAGAAGCAATGTGTGAATGCCTACAG GCACTATCAAACCAAGATGATGTACTAGAGACAGTaaacacaagtattacgcaactATCGGGAGAGATTTGCCTTATATGGACACAATTTTTAGAGGTGATGTCACAAAATCTACTCATCACAAGACATTTACGAGACCAGTATCACCATGCAAGG ATCCAACGTTTTGCAGAGGGTTTCTTCACAATTGACAATCCCAAGGCAGCAGCGTTAGAATTTCGTGAACTCAGTTGTCAAGGTTACCATTATATAGCACAAGCCGTGCGGAATTCGTCCTATTATACCCTACTACCTTCATTGCCAGTGGAGTGTGGAGAGACGGATGGTGATCCAGACACAATCCCTATTATTGTAGAAGACCGATACTTAGAATCTGTTGTTCCTGAAACAG TTCCTAAGCTGAGCATGGATGAAATAGCAATGTCAATCAAGGAGTTAACTCATTGTTCTAGTGGTCGACCCAGTTCCATGATATCACCATGTGGTATTGTAGACACTTCAAGCCCAGAGGCTGATTACGACTCATCTAGCGTTGCCTCATCAGACTCCAAACCTAGTAAACACAAATCTAAATTTGGTGCCTTGAAGTCATTACGAACTGGTAAATCCAGACCGCACAAGAAGGCGTTTGGATCACATTCCAATCGCGGGGGAGAAGCTAGTGAAGTTTCCAATAGACGGGCACCGTACGAGGCAACGAAGTATTCAGCCAGTTCGGTTACCGTTAGTAATTCAGCCTCTATGCCAAGTTTAGTAACGGTAACCTCGGCAGTAGATGATACGAAGGAGGACACAGTGAGTATAGCAGATTCATTAACAGGTGATGAAAAGCAGCACAAATATCAGGCAACGAGGGCGATGTCCGCACCGGTTAACAGGATAGCGGATCCACCCAAACGTTGCAACTCGCTGGAAAGCTTTGCCACCCAAATGGTCGTCAATTGCTGTATCTCAGGGAACTTTGACACCAATGGAGACTTGGATAATGAATGTCTTCCATCAGATATAGATACCAAGATTCTAGGCAGCAGTGTGGAGGAAGGATCGGAAAAGGCTGCTGGCTTGCTTGTGTCGGACGAAGAGACTGTGGGTAGTATGAAAGGTCACCTGGAATTGTTAACTGATCATGATCCATCGGAGGATATAACAGATGAAGAGAGCGGTCAAGACGGAT GGAACACTTCAACTGCAGGTGAATTTGAAACCTCAACCGAAATCCTCTTACAGCAGGGTCTTCCTCCAGATGCCATGAACGGCCTGCCTGATCTCCACGACATCCAAGTCACTATCAATGAACACAAGCTGAGACTACACATGGAGATGAACAGAAGCAAAGAATCGGACAATATGAACAAAGATGAGGCTGAAGAAGTTGAACATTGTGAAATGAATGAAACTGTACAACCCTCAATCACTAATGCTGCCTGTATGGCACATAGTGATGCCCCATTTGATAGAACGTTACCAAGTCCTAGGACTGAAGTTTTTGAGCCAAGGCCGACTCGCAAGACGTGTGAGTGCAATTCATCTCAGTCCTTCCCGACTGTTCCGTCTACTATCATGACGTGTATGGGGTGCTTCTCGTTCATACATGCTAAATCTGGGATGGGTAGTCAAGGAGCTGAGCCTTGTATAGTAAAGCCTGCATTGACTAACCAACCGAGAGCTTGTACTGGGGAGTCATACGCGACAGCCGTAGGAGAGAGTACGCAGATAGCGAGACCAGGGGATAATCTGGGGGAAAGCCCAGATCAGAG TAACTTTGCCTTAGCCAAACAAGAATTTGAACAGAAACTGAAGTTCACAGGTCAATTGTACAGTGACCTTCCTTGGAAAGCCTCAACGCAGCCCTACTTCAGCATACCTCAGCTTCCACCTGACCTGGAAGAAGAAGAGCTAGGGGTTGAAGTTCATCTTGTTATCTGTGTGCATGGGTTAGATGGAAACAGAGCTGACTTAAGACTGCTGAAGACCTATATTGAGCTTGGGTTGCCAGGAGAACGATTTGATTTTCTGATGTCAGAAAGCAACCAG GGTGATACATTTGCTGATTTTGAAACGATGACTGAAAGACTGGTACAGGAAATCCTTATGTACATAGATATCTTCAGAGTAAGACCAAAAAGAATAAG TTTCATCGGTCATTCTCTGGGCAACATCATCATCAGGTCAGTGTTAGCCCGTCCTGAGCTGGAGCCATGGCTGGACAAACTCTATACATTCCTCTCATTATCAGGACCTCATCTAGGGCAACTCTATAACACAAGCGCATTGGTTAATACAG GAATGTGGCTAATGCAGAAGTGGAAGAAATCCAGCTCTTTACTGCAGCTTGCTTTCAAAGACAACTCTGATATCAGACAGACATTCCTCTACAAGCTCAGTAAAGCAAAAG GGTTATCATTATTTAAGAATGTGCTACTAGTGGGCTCGCTACAAGACCGTTATGTACCAATCCATTCAGCAAGGATTGAGATGTGTCGCGGGGCTACTAAGGATAAAACTATTTATG GTATGGCCTATATAGAGATGTTGAACAACATGATAGCACCAGTGGTCAACAATCCCAACATCACGTTAGTACGCTATGATGTTAACCACACACTAGGAACTTCAGCTAATACACTCATAGGGAGGGCAGCACATATTGCATTCTTGGATTCAGAACTGTTTATAGAGAAATTCATGATGGTTTCTGCTTTGAATTACTTCAAACTTTGA